The nucleotide sequence AATCGAAATTTTGATCAACCAGGATTTCGTATATTTCTCTTCTTGGAGTGTATGGATGTTTTTAAATGCTTTATAAGCTGTTTCTTGTACCACATCAAGCGCGTCATTTGAATTTTTCACGTAAACATAGGCAACTCGATAAATATCTTTTTCGTACTTTTGGAACAGTTTTAAGAACGCCTTGTCATTGCCTTTCTTTGCTTTTTTTAGTAGTTTGTCGATCACAATCACCCGCTTTCTTTATGAGCTTTCATATATTAGACGGTGGCAGGATAGTTTTGGCTTAACTTTTTTCAAGAACAAAAGCGCAAGCGCCCGGGTTTAAGGATTACAGACTAAGACCGTCCTTTGCGGACAACGTCTGCAGACCCCTTGCCGGGGCCACGTACGGACTGCGCCTGGCCATGCCAGGTGGTTCGACTTGCTGCGCAAAGCGGCGGTTTTAATCGAACATTCTTACGTCGGAGATAAAGGAAACATGCCCCTTCAAAGGGGTATGCCAACGTTGGGCTCAGGAGCCCGGGTTTAGTTGGCCTTCCTTCCTCGCGAATCGATGTTGACTTATCGCACAGAGGTGAGGGAAGTCTCGCTAGTTGCTGGGCGCGTTAGGAAGCGAAGCGGGCTTGATCAAATACGATGGCATAAGCAGGGCTCCGTAAGTGACGGAGTTTGTCACTGTAGGAGAACTGCTTATGACGTGAGTATTTAGCCCGCGTAGCTGGACTGAAGCTGGACGTGGCTATTGCAGTATGTTTATCCACACCAAGCAAATTTTATAATTTCCTGGACTAAAAAAAGCACTTGGACTAATCCAAGCGCTCGTGTTAGGTATTATTTCAAGGCATTCGCCATTTTTATCGTCAATTGCCTGGGCTTATTTGGAACCTCATGGTGATGACGACATCTTGGTTCGTAGGATTCTGAGGCACCTACTAAAATAATCGGGTCATTATAGGAAGCAGGCTTTCCATCAATTAATCGTTGGGTTCTACTTGCTGGAGATCCACATACCGGGCAAATAGCATTCAACTTTGTAACCGACTCACTCAAAGCCATTAGTTCTGGCATCGGACCAAATGGTTCTCCACGGAAATCCGAATCTAGTCCTGCAGCAATTACTCGATATCCAGAATCCGCTAGCTGATCCACGATATCCACAATTTTTTCATCAAAAAACTGTATTTCATCAATACCAATTACATCGATGGTTTCATCAATATGGTCTAAAATTTCTTCAGATGAGTGCACAGGAACTGCTAATACAGCTGTTCCGTTATGGGAAACGACAGACTCCTCGGAATACCGACTGTCGATTGCTGGTTTAAACACTATTACAGATAAATTACCGTATGTAGCACGGCGAACGCGGCGAATTAACTCTTCTGACTTTCCTGAGAACATACTACCGCAAATAATTTCCACCCATCCACTTTGTTTCATGACATACACTTTCGGGCCTCTCCCTTCATTCCTACAACCTTTTCTTTTTTAACGGGGAAATCCCTCGTTTCATCAAAAAATCTACTATCTCTACTCTATACTTTCCGCTCTCTATTTTCTACCTGTTTCTACATTTTTTTCATAGAAAAAATTGGGTTTTGGGCGTAAAAAAACAGGCAACAGTATCGGACAGGTTGCCTGTTTAACTATCTTTAGCAGTAGATTACCCGTGAAAAACGGGCCATCCAGCAATTAGCCAAGATTATATTTTTTCTTAAAGCGATCCACACGGCCACCAGCTGTATCAGCTTTTTGTTTGCCTGTGTAGAAAGGATGTGAAGCTGAACTAATTTCAACACGGATTAGTGGGTAAGTGTTACCATCTTCCCATTCAATCGTTTCTTCAGAAGTCTTTGTAGAACCACTTAGAAACTTGAAATCAGAGCTTGTATCAAGGAATACTACTTTTCTGTACTCAGGATGAATTCCTTCTCTCATTTCTTTCCACTCCTTTTGCCCTGAATCCCTTGGAAACAGAGTTATTGTAGAGCTACTTGTAGGTAGCTAGAGAGTTACTCTCTAAAGCTTTAGGAATACCTAAAGTTTTGCGAAGGTTTTTAAACTCACATAGAGAGATTATAACAGTGTTATTTTTCGTTTGCAAGGTTAATCTTATCCTTTTAGGACTTTCTTGCCGTACCTTTACGCTTCATTTCATCTTCTACTTTTTGAATGAATTCTTCGTTGTTTTTTGTAGAACGAAGCTTTTTAAAGAAGCGTTCGATGAATTCTTGAGAATCCTGCATCGACTTACGCAATGTCCATGCCATTTCCAAATGATCCTTCGGCAGTAGCAGCTCTTCTTTTCTCGTACCAGAACGTAACACATCAATAGCAGGGAAAATACGACGCTGTGCTAGATGGCGGTCAAGATGCAATTCCATATTGCCTGTACCTTTAAACTCTTCATAAATAACATCGTCCATACGGGAACCTGTTTCTACTAATGCAGTCGCTAAAATAGTAAAGCTTCCGCCTTCTTCAATGTTACGTGCTGCACCGAAGAAACGCTTCGGACGGTGGAATGCAGCGGGGTCAATCCCCCCAGATAACGTTCTACCACTCGGTGGAATGACTAAATTGTAAGCACGAGCTAGACGAGTAATACTATCCATCAAGATAATGACGTCTTTTTTATGCTCTACTAAGCGCATCGCGCGCTCCAGAACGAGCTCGGACACTTTAATATGATTCTCCGGTACTTCATCAAATGTTGAGCTTACAACATCTACATCTGGATGAACAGAACGTTCAATGTCGGTTACTTCCTCTGGACGCTCGTCCACTAGCAAAATAATCAGTTTCGCATCCGGATGATTCACCGAGATACTGTTTGCAATTTGCTTCAGAAGCATTGTCTTCCCTGCTTTTGGTGGTGCCACAATCAGACCACGTTGGCCATAACCAACTGGTGCTAATAGATCCATGATACGCGTAGAAATATTTTTTGTATCTGTTTCTAAACGCATTAATCGATCCGGATATAAAGGCGTTAATGCAGGAAAGTGCACACGTTCTTTCGCGATTTCCGGGTTTTCGCCGTTTACTAAGTCCACGTGTAAAAGTCCATAATAACGCTCATTTTCTTTTGGAGGACGAACTTTACCAGATACCTTGTCCCCATTTCGCAAATCAAAACGTCTAATTTGTGATGCAGAGATGTAAATATCCTCTGCACTTGGAGAATAGTTAATCGGACGTAAGAAGCCAAACCCTTCTGATTGGATAATTTCTAGAATTCCGTCCATGAACAAAAATCCGTCTTTTTCTGCTTGTGCCTTTAAAATAGCAAAGATAAGTTCTTTTTTCGTCAGCTTCGCATAATAGGAAACCTTGAACTCTCTTGCTTTGGCATATAATTCTTTTAATGTAAATGTTTCCAATTGGGAAATTGTTAATTCCGCCACAAAATCACCACACCCATATTAATTTATTCGTTATGTTTAGTTTTTTATCATTTGATTTAGGATGTAACACCTTTTATCCGTATGTATGTACGTAATTTTTGGTATAAAAATAACGTCCGTAACGTGTAAGAAGGTGAATGCACTTCCTGAAATGAAGTCTCTATATTGGGAAGAAATCTATATCTATCACCAAGAAGATTTGGAAGGAAAGCATAAATGCTTGAAGTTTGGGATGTTATAACTGTTCACTAAAACTCTAATGTCTAAACCTATTCAATAGTACCTTTTTCGAGACTATTAATCAACTGAAATTTGATAATTGTCATAAAATCGGCTAAAACAAGGCTACTTGGGTGTTAAAAGAGAAAAACAGGAAGCTTACTCCTTTCCCGGTTATGGATACCTTAGCATCTCGGTCTGTTAAGCATGAAAGTGAATGAAACGACTTTAAACGCATCTTGAAAAACCAATGAGGAGCCATTCCCCTTTTTCTTTTTCTCTAAAAATACTCAGATGATAATTTCTTATCCATTTCGAAAAAATATAGTAAAAATCAAAGCAGATGATTATAACCATCTGCTTTTTCTATTGCTGAATTACTTCGAAATTCTATTCGGACTGCGTCTCTGAGAGTTTCGCACCTTCTAACGGAACTGCCGTTATATGTTCTGCTCCCTGTTTTTCCATCATAAGAATTATTTCATCACTAAGTTTGGCTTCTTCTCTAAACTATGTTCTCCGTCAATAAACCGAACCGTACCACTTTTCGCACGCATTACGACGGTTTGGGTTACGGCTTTGGAGCCTTTAAACTGGACGCCTTTTAATAGTTCCCCGTCTGTCACACCAGTTGCCGCAAAGATCGCATCATCTCCACCACAGAAATCGTCCATATAGAGAACCTTATCTACATTCGTGATTCCCATCTTGGCACAGCGTTCTCTTTCTTCATCCGTATTTGGAACAAGTTTCCCTTGCATTTCGCCACCTAAACATTTTAAAGCAACTGCTGCTAGGACACCTTCAGGAGCTCCTCCGATTCCAAAAAGGATATCGACACCAGTATCGTCAAAGGCGGTGTTCATGGCTGCAGCTACGTCTCCATCTTGGATCAATCGAATACGAGCACCTGCCGCACGAATATCATCAATTAACTTCTGGTGGCGAGGCTTGTCCAAAACGACGGCAACCACGTCTTCAATCGCTTTTTTTTTCGCCTCTGCTACAGCTCGTAAATTGTCGATAACAGGAGCGTTAATGTCCACTTTTCCAACAGCTGCAGGACCTACGGCCAATTTATCCATATACATATCTGGAGCATGAAGAAGCTTCCCTCTATCTGCAATGGCTATAACGGCTAGAGCGTTCCATGTTCCAAGTGCTACAATGTTGGTTCCTTCTAATGGATCTACTGCAACATCTACTTCCGGTCCATCGCCTGTTCCAAGTTTTTCTCCAATATATAGCATCGGGGCTTCGTCCATTTCGCCTTCCCCAATTACGACTGTACCGCGCATTGGAATCGTATCAAATACATCTCTCATCGCTGATGTTGCTGCATCATCTGCCTCATCTTTTTTTCCTCGTCCCATCCAACGGGCAGATGATAAGGCAGCAGCCTCTGTAACTCGTACTAATTCCATTGATAAACTTCTTTCCATGGTTATCTCCTCCAAAAGTTGAGTTCCTCATCTCCCATGGAATAAACAAAACGGAAGCTTAACACCCTCCTCCTACAAAGGATGTTAAGCTTTAGTCGTTCAAAAACGATACTATAAAATGGGATTTTCTGTGGATGTCATGGACCACGATCCAGCTCCAACTGAGCACGCGGGCGCTTCCGCCTTTGATTATGAATTTTGAAATTGTTCGATTTCTTCTTCGGACATTTCTTCACGCCAAATTTTGGCACCGAGGTCAGTGAGTTTCTCGACGATATCTTCATATCCTCTGTCGATGTGCTCTAGTCCGGTGATCTCTGTAATGCCATCCGCCATTAGTCCAGCGACAATCAAAGCTGCCCCAGCACGTAAATCACTGGCTTTCACTTTCGCACCTTCAAGTTGTACAGGGCCAGTTACAATGGCCGATCCACCTTCTACTTTGATCTTTGCGTTCATCCGGCGTAATTCATCAATATGCTTGAAGCGAGCTTGATAAATCGTATCTGTTACAACGCCTGTACCAGTTGCTCTTGTTAATAGAGACGTAAACGGTTGTTGTAGATCGGTTGGAAACCCAGGATGGACAAGTGTCTTGATATCCACACTTTTTACGTCTTTCCCCGGTTGAATTAACAACTGTTCTTCCCCTTCTTCGATCGAAATGCCCATTTCTCTAAGCTTTGCCAATAAGGATTCCAAGTGCTGTGGAATGACGTTATCGATAAGCACTTTTTCCCCTTGAGCGGCCGCTAAGATCGTATAGGTTCCCGCTTCGATTCGGTCCGGAATAATCGTATGCATACAGCCAGTTAGCTGATCAACACCTTCAATACGAATAACATCCGTACCCGCCCCTTTAATCTTAGCCCCCATACTTGTTAGTAATGTGGCCACATCAATGATTTCCGGTTCTTTTGCTGCATTTTCAATGACAGTTTTTCCTTTTGCTTTTACTGCAGCAAGCATGATGTTTATCGTAGCACCTACACTGACGACATCTAAATAAATTCGAGCACCTCGTAGTTCATCCGCTCGAAGGTAAATAGCACCTTGTTCATTCGTCACTTTAGCACCTAATGCTTCAAATCCTTTTATATGTTGGTCAATTGGTCTTGGGCCTAAATGACAACCACCAGGAAGTCCAATCACAGCTTGTTTGAACCGACCAAGCATCGCTCCCATGAAATAGTAGGATGCACGAAGCTTTTTCACCTTCCCGTTTGGCAAAGGCATTGCGGTCATACGAGTAGGATCAATATGAATGGTTTGCCCTCTCCAATCTACCGATCCACCTATTTCCTCAAGCAAATGTCCTAACGTGTCTACGTCTGAAATTTTAGGCAGTCCTTCAATAATAACCTTAGAATCGGCTAAGATAGCTGCTGGTAGCAAGGCTACTGCACTGTTCTTCGCACCACTTACTCGCACCTTACCATTTAAAGGTCTTCCGCCTTCTACTAGTATTTTCTGCACATCTAGAACTCCTCACTTTTCGAGTTCATTCATCTCTCTAACCTACTGAGCACCTATATTTACACTTAACTTATGAACGAACTCTTAGGCTAAATCTATCCTGATTTGAACTTAGTTTACACATATTTACCAAAATCATACTTACTTTTGATTATTCCAATCAGCGAGAAATTTTTCGATTCCTTGGTCTGTTAATGGATGCTTTACTAATTGCGATAGTACTTTAAATGGTACAGTAGCAATGTGCGCGCCGTAAAGAGCTGCATCAGTCACGTGAAGCGGATGGCGAATAGAAGCAGCAATAATTTCTGTTTCAATTCCATGACGATCAAATATTTCAGAAATAGTAGCAATAAGTTCTAAACCATTTTGACCGATGTCATCCAATCTTCCTAAGAAAGGAGAAACATATGTAGCACCTGCACGAGCCGCGAGCAATGCTTGGTTTGCATTAAAAATGAGCGTCACATTTGTTTTGATATTCAAATCAGAAAAAGCTTTAACTGCTTTTAATCCCTCTAATGTCATCGGGACTTTAACCGTAATATTCGGAGCAATAGCTGCTAATTCTTTTCCTTCTTTAATCATACCTTCCGCATCTTCTGCAATAACCTCAGCACTTACAGAGCCCGAAACTTCTCCCGTGATTTCTCTCAGTCGATCGTGGAAAGAAACTCCTTCTTTTGCTACAAGACTTGGGTTCGTTGTCACACCAGCTAACACACCTAGTGCGTTTGCTTCTTTGATTTCCTCAATGTTCGCTGTATCAATGAAAAATTTCATAATTCCCATCCCCTTAGTTTTTTTGGGACTTAGAAGCGCTTTTTGTAAATCAACAAAGCCATCCCAATCTTCTCGAAAGCTTCCTTTATCCCATGTGACCTTTTACGTATGAAAAGGAAACTGCCCCAAAAGACAGCTTCCTACATCCTACTTATTTAGATTGACCTGATGAACCGAATTCGCGCATTTTTCCGATTACTGTTTCTTTAATCGCGTCACGAGCAGGTCCTAGATATTTACGTGGATCGTATTGATCAGGTTGTTCTGCTAAAACCTCACGAACTCTTTTCGTTTGAGAGATTTGGTTTTCAGTGTTTACGTTAACTTTTGATGTACCATAAGAAATGGCACGCTTAATATCTTTTGTTGGAATTCCAGTACCACCGTGAAGAACAAGTGGAACACCTGTTGCAGCACCGATTTCTTCCATTTCTTTAAAGCCTAGGTTTGGTTCGCCTTTATAAGGTCCATGAACAGAGCCAAGTGCTGGAGCTAAACAGTCAATTCCTGTACGCTCTACAAGCTCTTGACATTCTTTAGGATCCGCATAGATTACACCTTCTGCAACTACGTCATCCTCTTGTCCACCAACTGTTCCTAGTTCTGCTTCGACAGAAACACCGTGGAAGTGAGCAAGTTCCACTACCTTAGATGTCACAGCAAT is from Radiobacillus kanasensis and encodes:
- a CDS encoding type B 50S ribosomal protein L31, translating into MREGIHPEYRKVVFLDTSSDFKFLSGSTKTSEETIEWEDGNTYPLIRVEISSASHPFYTGKQKADTAGGRVDRFKKKYNLG
- a CDS encoding class II fructose-bisphosphate aldolase — translated: MPLVSMKEMLINAKENSYAVGQFNINNLEYVQAILQAAEEEKSPVILGVSEGAGRYMGGFKVVVAMVKSLMEEYGTTVPVAIHLDHGSSFEACAKAIHAGFTSVMIDASHDPFEENIAVTSKVVELAHFHGVSVEAELGTVGGQEDDVVAEGVIYADPKECQELVERTGIDCLAPALGSVHGPYKGEPNLGFKEMEEIGAATGVPLVLHGGTGIPTKDIKRAISYGTSKVNVNTENQISQTKRVREVLAEQPDQYDPRKYLGPARDAIKETVIGKMREFGSSGQSK
- the fsa gene encoding fructose-6-phosphate aldolase, giving the protein MKFFIDTANIEEIKEANALGVLAGVTTNPSLVAKEGVSFHDRLREITGEVSGSVSAEVIAEDAEGMIKEGKELAAIAPNITVKVPMTLEGLKAVKAFSDLNIKTNVTLIFNANQALLAARAGATYVSPFLGRLDDIGQNGLELIATISEIFDRHGIETEIIAASIRHPLHVTDAALYGAHIATVPFKVLSQLVKHPLTDQGIEKFLADWNNQK
- a CDS encoding UDP-N-acetylglucosamine 1-carboxyvinyltransferase, with the protein product MQKILVEGGRPLNGKVRVSGAKNSAVALLPAAILADSKVIIEGLPKISDVDTLGHLLEEIGGSVDWRGQTIHIDPTRMTAMPLPNGKVKKLRASYYFMGAMLGRFKQAVIGLPGGCHLGPRPIDQHIKGFEALGAKVTNEQGAIYLRADELRGARIYLDVVSVGATINIMLAAVKAKGKTVIENAAKEPEIIDVATLLTSMGAKIKGAGTDVIRIEGVDQLTGCMHTIIPDRIEAGTYTILAAAQGEKVLIDNVIPQHLESLLAKLREMGISIEEGEEQLLIQPGKDVKSVDIKTLVHPGFPTDLQQPFTSLLTRATGTGVVTDTIYQARFKHIDELRRMNAKIKVEGGSAIVTGPVQLEGAKVKASDLRAGAALIVAGLMADGITEITGLEHIDRGYEDIVEKLTDLGAKIWREEMSEEEIEQFQNS
- the glpX gene encoding class II fructose-bisphosphatase, with protein sequence MERSLSMELVRVTEAAALSSARWMGRGKKDEADDAATSAMRDVFDTIPMRGTVVIGEGEMDEAPMLYIGEKLGTGDGPEVDVAVDPLEGTNIVALGTWNALAVIAIADRGKLLHAPDMYMDKLAVGPAAVGKVDINAPVIDNLRAVAEAKKKAIEDVVAVVLDKPRHQKLIDDIRAAGARIRLIQDGDVAAAMNTAFDDTGVDILFGIGGAPEGVLAAVALKCLGGEMQGKLVPNTDEERERCAKMGITNVDKVLYMDDFCGGDDAIFAATGVTDGELLKGVQFKGSKAVTQTVVMRAKSGTVRFIDGEHSLEKKPNLVMK
- a CDS encoding thymidine kinase, producing MYVMKQSGWVEIICGSMFSGKSEELIRRVRRATYGNLSVIVFKPAIDSRYSEESVVSHNGTAVLAVPVHSSEEILDHIDETIDVIGIDEIQFFDEKIVDIVDQLADSGYRVIAAGLDSDFRGEPFGPMPELMALSESVTKLNAICPVCGSPASRTQRLIDGKPASYNDPIILVGASESYEPRCRHHHEVPNKPRQLTIKMANALK
- the rho gene encoding transcription termination factor Rho, with translation MAELTISQLETFTLKELYAKAREFKVSYYAKLTKKELIFAILKAQAEKDGFLFMDGILEIIQSEGFGFLRPINYSPSAEDIYISASQIRRFDLRNGDKVSGKVRPPKENERYYGLLHVDLVNGENPEIAKERVHFPALTPLYPDRLMRLETDTKNISTRIMDLLAPVGYGQRGLIVAPPKAGKTMLLKQIANSISVNHPDAKLIILLVDERPEEVTDIERSVHPDVDVVSSTFDEVPENHIKVSELVLERAMRLVEHKKDVIILMDSITRLARAYNLVIPPSGRTLSGGIDPAAFHRPKRFFGAARNIEEGGSFTILATALVETGSRMDDVIYEEFKGTGNMELHLDRHLAQRRIFPAIDVLRSGTRKEELLLPKDHLEMAWTLRKSMQDSQEFIERFFKKLRSTKNNEEFIQKVEDEMKRKGTARKS